One region of Flavobacterium pisciphilum genomic DNA includes:
- a CDS encoding aminopeptidase P family protein: MRYESIPSSLFIENRKRFSKKMNPNSLAILVSNDVMPNNADDVMGFAQNNDLFYLTGIDQDETILVLYPDAYKEENRAILFVKEVSEHTKLWDGDFLTKEEVSAISGIKNVKWVHEFEKTLQLFAFEADTFYLGHNEHIKRVTSEMTTRQDRMIQWCKEKYPLHQYDRAAKITRELRPIKSEEEIELIKKAVAISIKGFKGLLTAIKPNIKEFELEAELTYELIKNGATRHAFKPIVATGKNACALHYNSNDSVCKDNEMVLVDFGVCYANYNSDTTRCVPVNGVFSPRQREVYSSVLHCLKEGSKLLKPGVKHSDYEKQMADLIEVELIKLGLITKEDIANQNPDSPAYKKYFMHGTAHHLGLDVHDLGLYSRDLEKGMVLTCEPGIYILEEGIGCRLENDYLITDDGNINLSEALPIEIEDIEKLIQKK, encoded by the coding sequence ATGAGATACGAATCGATTCCTTCTTCTTTATTTATCGAAAACAGAAAACGCTTTTCGAAAAAAATGAATCCAAATAGCTTAGCTATTTTAGTTTCTAATGATGTGATGCCTAATAATGCTGATGATGTGATGGGCTTTGCACAAAACAACGATTTATTCTACTTAACAGGAATCGATCAGGACGAAACTATTTTGGTTCTTTATCCAGATGCTTATAAAGAAGAAAATCGAGCTATTTTATTTGTAAAAGAAGTAAGTGAACATACTAAACTTTGGGATGGTGACTTCTTAACAAAAGAAGAAGTATCCGCTATTTCGGGTATAAAAAACGTAAAATGGGTTCATGAATTCGAAAAAACGTTGCAGCTTTTTGCTTTTGAGGCTGACACCTTTTATTTAGGTCACAACGAACATATTAAAAGGGTTACATCTGAGATGACTACACGCCAAGATCGAATGATACAATGGTGTAAAGAAAAATACCCACTACATCAATACGATCGAGCTGCAAAGATTACAAGAGAATTAAGACCTATAAAATCTGAAGAAGAAATAGAACTTATAAAAAAAGCGGTTGCGATTAGCATTAAAGGTTTCAAAGGGCTACTCACCGCTATTAAACCCAATATAAAAGAATTTGAACTCGAAGCAGAGCTTACGTATGAATTAATAAAAAATGGTGCTACACGCCATGCTTTTAAGCCAATTGTAGCCACTGGAAAAAATGCTTGTGCATTGCATTATAATTCAAATGATTCCGTTTGTAAAGACAACGAAATGGTCTTGGTTGACTTTGGTGTTTGCTATGCCAATTACAATTCAGATACCACCAGATGTGTACCTGTAAATGGTGTCTTTTCGCCACGCCAACGCGAAGTGTATTCATCCGTTTTACATTGTTTGAAAGAAGGTTCAAAATTATTAAAACCAGGTGTTAAGCATAGCGATTATGAAAAACAAATGGCTGATTTAATAGAAGTAGAATTAATTAAACTGGGGCTAATTACCAAGGAAGATATTGCGAATCAAAATCCCGATTCACCTGCTTATAAAAAATATTTTATGCATGGAACAGCACATCATTTAGGATTAGATGTCCATGATTTAGGATTATATTCTCGTGATTTAGAAAAAGGAATGGTTCTTACCTGCGAACCTGGGATTTATATACTAGAAGAAGGAATAGGCTGCCGATTAGAAAATGATTACTTAATTACTGACGATGGAAACATTAATCTCTCTGAAGCATTACCAATAGAGATTGAAGATATAGAAAAACTCATCCAAAAAAAATAG
- a CDS encoding SusC/RagA family TonB-linked outer membrane protein, whose translation MKFKFNFRKVAILFFVFATQLILAQERLVTGIVTDDTGMPLPGVSVLVKGSKAGTQTDFDGAYSINASSSQILTFSYIGMKTQELPATTNKVNIKMSGGSTALNEIVVTALGVKREKKSLGYATQEVKGEDLTKVNSGNVANSISGKIAGIDIRRNNNIGGSTNVIIRGTTSLTQSNQALWVVDGVPLNNDNTNTSDQKSGGNTGGYDYGNAASDINPDDIESINVLKGAAASALYGSRAANGVILVTLKKGSKSKAGLGVSFNSGITIGVVDKKTLPQYQNEYGSGYGDFYGTVDLGSGTHPYAATDDASWGPKYDPSLLVYNWNSFYPELPTYGKATPWAPVKKNPNSFYKNSLTYTNNIAISSSNDNGEFRFGYTNYNQAQGVLPNSSNRKDNFNFSGSYKISPKTKISASANYLKAYAKGMNETGYGDGGNNYLSSVRQWYNMSADFQDLEDAYNITGKNTTWSVGGPNDLSIQFHDNPYFQRNNNYNSLNRDRFFGNFAISTDVNNWLNIVGKGSIDFYQQLQEERIAVGSKRTPNTLGQYSRFDKTFREINLDLILNFKKDITDNIKFYGLVGANSRRSTNSSVYSQTNGGLIVPGKYMLSNTLMPINYPSEGLATLGTNSIYANATFNFNETYFIEGSYRVDQSSTLPTKNNTYTYPSITGTYIFSNHIKADWLSFGKVRLNYAETGNDAPFAVIQTTYDKNNNFGPDGIRFSIENNKSNSNLKSELTKGTEAGIELKFLKNRIGLDVSYYKTNTTNQILSIETPTQTGYTRAWINGGDVQNKGFEVSINAIPFKTKDFSWETRINWAANKNEVIDLNGADRISLGSFQGVGYVAEVGKPIGQLVGRGYKYLDGEKVVKSNGRYEVVAGATIGDVNPEWTGGINNIFNYKNLTFNFLIDIKKGGDVYSLDQQYGHTTGIYQSTVGNNHLGNPVRNSIADGGGIILPGVKADGSPNTTVVLADYDTYNSMPQERYVYDASYVKLREVGLSYRLPSKYLENTFINSVIFAVNGSNLWIISKNLPYADPEAGASSGNLQGFQTGVMPTSKEYNFNLKVQF comes from the coding sequence ATGAAATTTAAATTTAATTTTAGAAAAGTTGCGATACTCTTTTTTGTATTTGCAACACAACTAATCCTTGCTCAAGAAAGATTAGTTACAGGAATTGTGACGGATGATACAGGAATGCCCTTACCAGGTGTGAGTGTATTAGTAAAAGGATCCAAAGCAGGAACACAAACAGATTTTGACGGAGCATACAGTATCAATGCTTCTTCTAGTCAGATTCTTACGTTTAGCTACATTGGAATGAAAACGCAAGAACTACCTGCAACTACCAATAAAGTAAATATTAAAATGTCTGGTGGTTCGACAGCACTTAATGAAATTGTAGTTACGGCATTGGGTGTGAAAAGAGAAAAAAAATCGCTTGGTTATGCTACTCAAGAAGTAAAGGGTGAGGATCTAACCAAAGTAAATAGCGGTAACGTAGCCAATTCAATCTCAGGTAAAATTGCTGGTATTGACATTAGAAGAAATAACAACATTGGAGGATCTACAAATGTTATCATTCGCGGAACCACTTCTTTAACCCAAAGTAATCAAGCATTATGGGTTGTTGATGGAGTGCCATTAAACAATGATAACACCAATACTAGTGATCAAAAAAGTGGTGGAAACACTGGAGGATATGATTACGGAAACGCTGCATCGGATATAAATCCAGATGACATTGAATCTATAAACGTTTTAAAAGGTGCTGCGGCATCTGCACTTTATGGCTCTAGAGCTGCTAATGGAGTTATTCTTGTAACTCTAAAAAAGGGAAGCAAATCTAAAGCTGGATTAGGTGTTTCGTTTAATTCAGGAATAACTATTGGTGTTGTAGATAAAAAAACTCTCCCTCAATACCAAAACGAATATGGTAGTGGTTACGGTGACTTTTATGGTACAGTTGATTTAGGAAGTGGTACACATCCTTATGCTGCTACTGATGACGCTTCATGGGGACCAAAATACGATCCTAGCCTATTGGTTTACAACTGGAACTCTTTTTACCCAGAATTGCCTACTTATGGTAAAGCAACTCCATGGGCTCCTGTAAAAAAGAACCCAAATAGCTTTTATAAAAACAGTCTTACTTATACAAACAACATTGCTATATCTTCTAGTAATGATAATGGTGAATTCAGATTTGGTTACACAAACTACAATCAAGCACAAGGAGTTTTACCAAATAGTAGTAACAGAAAAGATAATTTTAATTTTTCTGGGAGTTATAAAATTAGCCCAAAAACTAAAATCTCAGCTTCAGCTAATTACCTAAAAGCATATGCCAAAGGGATGAATGAAACTGGATATGGTGATGGTGGAAATAACTACTTAAGCAGTGTAAGACAATGGTATAATATGAGTGCTGATTTTCAAGATCTTGAAGATGCTTACAATATAACTGGCAAGAATACAACTTGGAGTGTTGGTGGACCGAACGACCTATCAATTCAATTTCATGATAATCCATATTTCCAACGTAACAACAATTATAACTCATTAAACAGAGATCGTTTCTTTGGTAATTTTGCGATAAGCACAGATGTAAACAATTGGCTAAATATTGTTGGAAAAGGGTCTATTGATTTTTATCAACAATTACAAGAAGAGCGTATTGCTGTAGGTTCAAAAAGAACTCCAAATACATTAGGGCAATACTCAAGATTCGACAAAACATTCCGTGAAATCAATTTAGATTTAATCTTAAACTTCAAAAAGGATATAACAGATAACATTAAATTTTACGGACTTGTAGGAGCTAACTCTAGACGATCTACAAATAGTAGTGTTTATTCTCAAACTAATGGTGGTTTAATTGTGCCTGGCAAATACATGTTAAGCAATACGTTAATGCCTATTAATTACCCTAGCGAAGGCTTAGCAACCTTAGGTACGAATAGTATCTATGCTAATGCAACTTTTAATTTTAACGAAACTTATTTTATTGAGGGTTCTTACAGAGTGGATCAATCATCTACTTTACCAACAAAAAATAATACCTATACTTACCCTTCTATCACTGGGACATATATTTTTAGCAATCATATTAAGGCTGATTGGTTATCATTTGGTAAAGTACGTTTAAATTATGCCGAAACTGGAAATGATGCACCATTTGCAGTAATACAAACAACTTATGATAAGAATAATAATTTTGGACCTGATGGAATACGTTTCTCTATAGAGAACAATAAAAGTAACTCAAACTTAAAAAGTGAGCTTACTAAAGGAACTGAGGCTGGTATAGAGCTTAAATTCTTGAAAAATAGAATTGGTTTGGATGTATCATATTACAAAACCAATACTACTAACCAAATCTTATCAATTGAAACACCTACGCAAACTGGGTATACCCGAGCATGGATTAATGGTGGAGATGTTCAAAATAAAGGATTTGAGGTTTCTATAAATGCAATTCCGTTTAAAACTAAAGACTTCTCTTGGGAAACTAGAATTAACTGGGCAGCTAATAAAAATGAAGTTATTGATCTAAATGGTGCCGATAGAATCTCACTTGGATCATTTCAAGGTGTTGGATATGTTGCTGAAGTTGGAAAACCAATTGGACAACTTGTCGGAAGAGGATATAAGTATCTAGATGGAGAAAAAGTAGTAAAAAGCAATGGTAGATATGAAGTTGTAGCCGGAGCAACAATTGGGGACGTAAACCCTGAATGGACTGGTGGTATCAACAACATCTTTAATTACAAAAACCTAACATTCAACTTCCTAATTGACATAAAAAAAGGTGGAGATGTGTATTCTCTTGATCAACAATATGGTCACACAACTGGTATATACCAAAGTACTGTAGGAAATAACCATTTAGGAAACCCTGTTAGAAATTCTATTGCAGACGGAGGAGGAATTATCCTTCCTGGTGTAAAAGCAGACGGTAGCCCTAACACAACAGTTGTTCTTGCAGATTATGATACTTATAATTCAATGCCTCAAGAAAGATACGTTTATGATGCTTCTTATGTAAAATTACGTGAAGTAGGTCTAAGCTATAGATTGCCTTCTAAATACTTAGAAAATACATTTATCAATAGTGTGATTTTTGCTGTAAATGGTAGCAACTTATGGATTATTAGCAAAAACCTTCCTTATGCAGATCCTGAAGCTGGAGCATCATCTGGTAACTTACAAGGGTTTCAAACTGGGGTAATGCCAACTTCAAAAGAGTATAACTTTAATTTAAAAGTTCAATTCTAA
- a CDS encoding aldehyde dehydrogenase (NADP(+)), whose amino-acid sequence MITGKNYIGSQLKAAGTKIYKTINPQLNIENPWSFIEATPEEIDEAVVLANDAFKIYKNYPAQKKADFLNAIAEEILALGDELLEVYCTESGYPKGRAEGERGRTVFQLRSFANMLTEGSWLEATIDTAISDRQPLPKDDLRKMLVPLGPVVVFGSSNFPFAFSTAGGDTASALAAGCPVIVKSHSMHIGTGEMVASAVIKAAKKHGIPEGVFSNLIGSGVTLGTSLVKHPLVKAVGFTGSINGGRALFNLASQRPEPIPVFAEMGSINPVVILPEALEKNSSKWATTYAGSITLGTGQFCTNPGLLLGIKGKPLNQFIDQLGEEIEKIAPSCMLHPSIKADFNSGKEKIQSQSGVSTVAEYKGEIAPNYAPQTILTVSGKAFLENPTLSHEVFGPFSIIVQCENNEELATIINKLDGQLTGTILAEPSELSKYNAVVDAVQNRVGRLIFNGVPTGVEVCASMIHGGPYPASSDSRFTAVGIHAVKRWVRPFSYQNWPDELLPEALQNKNPLNITRTINDIITNKPI is encoded by the coding sequence ATGATTACAGGAAAAAATTATATAGGAAGCCAGCTTAAGGCAGCAGGAACTAAAATATATAAAACAATAAATCCTCAGTTGAATATAGAAAATCCTTGGTCGTTTATAGAAGCAACTCCTGAGGAAATAGATGAAGCGGTTGTTTTGGCAAATGATGCCTTTAAAATTTATAAAAATTATCCCGCACAAAAAAAGGCTGACTTTTTAAATGCTATTGCCGAGGAAATTCTTGCTCTTGGTGATGAATTATTAGAAGTGTATTGCACGGAATCTGGTTATCCAAAAGGTAGAGCTGAAGGAGAACGAGGACGTACAGTATTTCAATTGCGCTCGTTTGCAAATATGCTTACCGAAGGGAGTTGGCTTGAAGCAACAATAGACACTGCAATTTCAGATAGACAACCCTTGCCAAAAGATGATTTACGTAAAATGCTAGTTCCATTAGGACCTGTTGTGGTTTTTGGTTCAAGCAATTTTCCATTTGCATTTTCTACTGCTGGTGGCGATACTGCCTCCGCTTTAGCAGCTGGATGCCCAGTAATTGTAAAAAGTCATTCAATGCATATCGGAACTGGCGAAATGGTTGCATCAGCAGTTATAAAAGCTGCTAAAAAACACGGGATTCCTGAAGGAGTTTTTTCTAACTTAATTGGTAGCGGAGTAACTCTAGGAACAAGTTTAGTAAAACATCCACTTGTAAAAGCAGTAGGTTTTACGGGAAGTATTAATGGTGGTAGAGCTTTATTTAATTTGGCATCGCAACGTCCTGAACCCATTCCTGTATTTGCCGAAATGGGAAGTATTAATCCTGTAGTTATATTACCTGAAGCATTAGAAAAAAACAGTTCAAAATGGGCAACTACCTACGCTGGTTCTATTACACTAGGAACTGGTCAGTTTTGTACTAATCCAGGATTACTTTTGGGTATTAAAGGAAAACCGTTAAATCAATTTATAGATCAGTTGGGAGAGGAAATTGAAAAAATTGCTCCTTCATGCATGTTGCATCCATCGATCAAAGCCGATTTTAATTCTGGCAAAGAAAAGATACAATCACAAAGCGGAGTTAGCACTGTTGCAGAATATAAAGGCGAAATTGCTCCAAATTATGCTCCACAAACGATACTTACTGTAAGCGGTAAGGCTTTTCTAGAGAATCCTACTCTAAGTCATGAAGTTTTTGGTCCTTTTTCTATTATTGTTCAATGTGAAAATAATGAGGAATTGGCAACAATAATTAATAAATTAGACGGACAATTAACGGGTACTATACTTGCTGAACCAAGCGAACTTTCTAAATATAACGCAGTCGTAGACGCTGTACAAAACAGAGTGGGAAGATTAATTTTTAATGGAGTACCAACAGGAGTCGAAGTTTGCGCTTCAATGATTCATGGTGGCCCCTATCCTGCTTCATCAGATTCTCGTTTTACTGCTGTAGGAATCCATGCGGTTAAACGTTGGGTACGACCATTTAGTTATCAGAACTGGCCAGACGAATTATTGCCTGAAGCATTACAGAATAAAAATCCTTTAAATATTACCAGAACCATAAATGATATTATAACCAACAAACCTATTTAG
- a CDS encoding AraC family transcriptional regulator, which produces MKVFPFKIPKTKEDSLIYQEDVEFVFYDKLHQHEEIQISYIENGEGTIFVGDTISPYQKGDIVVIGSNLPHVFRSETNTNELSVMLTLFFTANSFGKDFFALPALKDIQPFWENSKNGFIINNPSNKVVKWFKKIKKVNEFDRFILFLEITKRISQEKKTLLSSYIYDKKITDNEGKRMQTVFEYVMTNFQKNITLEEIAALSNMTKNAFCKYFKVRTNKTFFQFLIEIRIERAGKLLSRSQELSVLEVSELCGFNNISNFNRKFKEIKGVSPLVFRKSQMLKWKEKV; this is translated from the coding sequence ATGAAAGTATTTCCATTTAAGATTCCAAAAACCAAAGAAGATTCACTAATTTATCAAGAAGATGTAGAGTTTGTTTTTTATGATAAATTGCACCAACATGAAGAAATTCAAATTAGCTATATCGAGAATGGTGAAGGAACCATTTTTGTAGGCGATACTATTTCTCCTTATCAAAAAGGAGATATTGTCGTCATAGGAAGTAACCTCCCACATGTGTTTAGAAGCGAAACCAATACCAATGAGTTATCGGTTATGCTAACATTGTTTTTTACAGCTAACTCTTTTGGGAAAGATTTCTTTGCGCTACCTGCTCTAAAAGATATTCAGCCCTTTTGGGAAAATAGCAAGAATGGATTTATAATTAACAACCCTTCCAACAAAGTGGTTAAGTGGTTTAAGAAAATTAAAAAAGTAAATGAATTTGACCGCTTTATTCTTTTTTTAGAAATAACCAAGAGAATTTCTCAAGAGAAGAAGACCTTGCTTTCTAGTTATATATATGATAAAAAAATTACAGACAATGAAGGGAAGCGTATGCAAACAGTTTTTGAATATGTAATGACTAATTTTCAAAAGAACATTACTCTCGAAGAAATTGCTGCCTTATCAAATATGACTAAGAATGCTTTTTGCAAATATTTTAAAGTCCGGACCAACAAGACTTTTTTCCAGTTTTTGATAGAAATACGGATTGAGCGGGCGGGAAAGTTATTGTCTAGATCACAAGAACTCTCAGTTTTGGAAGTTTCAGAATTATGTGGGTTCAATAATATTTCTAATTTTAATAGAAAATTTAAAGAAATTAAAGGGGTTTCTCCATTGGTTTTCAGGAAATCCCAAATGCTAAAATGGAAAGAAAAAGTGTAA
- a CDS encoding dihydrodipicolinate synthase family protein — MSIQWKGVMPAVTTKFTADDKLDFNMFGVNVKAQLDAGVSGIILGGTLGEASTLLEEEKKDLIKETINIVNGQVPVIMNIAEQTTRAAILAANKAEENGAKGLMLLPPMRYNAASHETVTYFSEVAKSTSLPIMIYNNPVDYKIDVSLDMFEEILKFDNIQAVKESTRDISNVTRIINRFKGRLKVLSGVDTLALESIFMGSDGWVSGLVDAFPAETVAIFKLAKAGRAEEALAIYRWFLPLLELDINPLLVQNIKLAEVATGLGTEFVRAPRLPLHGAERERVLAIIAEGLRTRPTLPDYKSIVL; from the coding sequence ATGAGTATTCAATGGAAAGGCGTTATGCCAGCAGTTACTACAAAGTTTACTGCCGATGACAAATTAGACTTCAATATGTTTGGAGTGAATGTAAAAGCACAGCTTGATGCTGGTGTTTCAGGGATAATCCTAGGAGGAACACTCGGTGAAGCAAGCACATTATTAGAAGAAGAAAAAAAGGACTTAATCAAAGAGACTATCAATATAGTCAACGGGCAAGTTCCCGTGATTATGAACATAGCCGAACAAACTACTCGAGCTGCAATACTAGCTGCTAATAAAGCTGAAGAAAATGGCGCTAAAGGATTAATGTTATTGCCTCCTATGCGATACAATGCTGCTAGTCATGAAACGGTTACTTATTTCTCGGAAGTAGCAAAAAGCACTTCTCTTCCTATCATGATTTACAACAATCCTGTAGATTATAAAATTGATGTTTCATTGGATATGTTCGAAGAAATTTTAAAATTCGACAACATCCAAGCTGTAAAAGAGTCTACTAGAGACATTTCAAATGTAACTCGAATTATAAATCGTTTTAAAGGACGTTTAAAAGTATTATCTGGTGTTGACACGCTAGCATTAGAAAGTATTTTTATGGGTTCTGATGGATGGGTTTCGGGCTTAGTAGATGCGTTCCCAGCAGAAACTGTAGCGATTTTTAAATTAGCAAAAGCAGGAAGAGCTGAAGAAGCATTGGCTATTTACAGATGGTTCTTACCATTACTAGAATTAGATATCAATCCGCTTTTAGTACAAAACATAAAACTAGCTGAAGTAGCAACAGGTCTAGGAACTGAATTTGTTCGTGCACCAAGATTACCACTACATGGAGCTGAAAGAGAAAGAGTTTTGGCAATCATTGCTGAAGGTTTACGTACAAGACCTACTCTTCCAGATTACAAGTCGATAGTACTATAA
- a CDS encoding 4-hydroxyproline epimerase — protein MPRKTFFCVDAHTCGNPVRVVAGGGPNLVGNNMSEKRQHFLKEYDWIRKGLMFEPRGHDMMSGSILYPPSDPNNDFGILFIETSGCLPMCGHGTIGTITIAIEEGLVTPKIPGKIKMEAPAGLVQIEYQQTAKKVDWVRLTNVKSYLAAEGLTIDCPELGEIVFDVAYGGNYYAIVDPQTNFSGVQDFTAGKIVQYSQEVRKRINEKYPNLFIHPENDTIRDVSHMLWTGTPIDPTSSGRNAVFYGDKAIDRSPCGTGTSARLAQLHAKGKLKKGEDFVHESFIGSKFIGRVEEETTIGDIKAIVPSIQGWAKVYGYNNIIIDEDEDPYAFGFQVI, from the coding sequence ATGCCAAGAAAAACTTTTTTTTGTGTCGATGCACATACTTGTGGCAACCCAGTGAGAGTGGTTGCTGGAGGCGGTCCGAATTTGGTTGGCAACAACATGAGTGAGAAACGCCAACATTTCTTAAAAGAGTACGATTGGATTCGTAAAGGGCTAATGTTTGAGCCAAGAGGTCATGATATGATGAGCGGAAGCATACTTTATCCTCCTAGTGATCCAAACAATGATTTTGGTATCTTATTTATCGAAACTTCTGGTTGCTTGCCAATGTGTGGTCACGGAACTATTGGAACGATAACAATAGCTATCGAAGAAGGGTTGGTTACACCAAAAATCCCTGGAAAGATAAAAATGGAAGCTCCTGCAGGTTTGGTTCAAATTGAATACCAACAAACTGCTAAAAAAGTAGATTGGGTACGTTTAACCAATGTTAAATCATACCTAGCTGCTGAAGGTCTTACTATAGATTGTCCTGAACTAGGCGAAATAGTTTTTGATGTTGCTTATGGTGGTAATTATTATGCAATTGTAGATCCTCAAACCAATTTCTCAGGAGTGCAGGATTTTACAGCAGGGAAAATTGTACAATACAGTCAAGAAGTTCGTAAACGAATTAACGAAAAGTATCCAAATCTTTTCATTCATCCCGAAAACGATACTATTCGCGATGTAAGCCATATGTTATGGACTGGAACACCTATAGATCCAACGTCATCAGGAAGAAATGCTGTTTTTTATGGAGACAAAGCTATTGATCGTTCACCTTGTGGTACTGGAACATCAGCTAGACTTGCACAACTTCATGCGAAAGGCAAACTAAAGAAAGGCGAAGATTTTGTACACGAAAGTTTTATTGGGAGCAAATTTATAGGAAGAGTCGAAGAAGAAACTACTATTGGAGATATTAAAGCTATTGTTCCAAGCATACAAGGATGGGCAAAAGTATATGGATATAACAATATAATCATTGATGAAGATGAAGACCCGTATGCATTTGGTTTTCAAGTAATTTAA
- a CDS encoding NAD(P)/FAD-dependent oxidoreductase, with protein MKKVSIIGGGIIGLCSAYYLAKEGYQVVVFDKSDMTDGCSYGNAGMIVPSHIIPLAQPGMITQGIKWMFDSQSPFYVKPRLSMDLAKWGLQFYRHANKKHVEKAMPALCNLSLFSKELYQDFIKESNSFFYENKGLLMLYKTEKTAEEIIHEGKLAECFGLEVDYLSKDQVTKLETGTRTDVMGGVHYKSDAHIYPQKFMQFIKAELSRLNVTIHNRTLVEDFVIKNNTVTEILTDMGPFMTDEVVLATGSWSPNIAKKLNRAISILPGKGYSFTLKDTAKKPAIPAILCEGKVAVTPMNNDIRFGGTMEITHTNDTKINQNRVQGIVNSINDFYPDLKIEMPKEKETWYGFRPCTPSGMPIITRDKRIKNLTLATGHAMMGLSLAPATGKIVSEIISGKNTSVNTQMFQL; from the coding sequence ATGAAAAAAGTAAGTATTATTGGTGGAGGAATAATCGGACTATGTTCAGCTTATTATTTAGCAAAAGAAGGATATCAAGTGGTTGTTTTTGATAAGTCGGATATGACAGATGGTTGCTCTTATGGCAATGCAGGAATGATAGTTCCGTCACATATTATTCCGTTGGCACAACCAGGAATGATTACTCAAGGTATAAAATGGATGTTTGATAGTCAAAGTCCTTTTTATGTAAAGCCAAGATTAAGCATGGATTTGGCAAAATGGGGATTACAATTCTATAGACATGCTAATAAGAAACATGTAGAAAAAGCAATGCCTGCACTTTGCAATTTATCTCTTTTTAGTAAAGAATTATATCAAGATTTTATCAAAGAAAGCAACTCTTTCTTTTATGAAAACAAGGGTTTATTAATGCTTTATAAAACAGAGAAAACAGCTGAAGAGATTATACATGAAGGAAAATTAGCAGAGTGTTTTGGCTTAGAAGTAGATTACCTTTCTAAAGATCAGGTAACAAAACTCGAAACAGGGACTCGCACAGATGTCATGGGTGGTGTGCATTATAAGAGCGATGCACATATTTATCCACAAAAATTCATGCAATTTATAAAAGCAGAATTAAGTAGATTGAACGTAACAATTCATAATAGAACTTTGGTTGAAGATTTTGTCATAAAAAATAATACTGTTACTGAAATACTAACCGACATGGGACCTTTTATGACCGATGAAGTTGTTTTGGCAACTGGATCATGGAGTCCAAATATTGCTAAAAAACTAAATCGAGCTATTTCTATTTTACCAGGAAAGGGATACAGCTTTACTTTAAAAGACACAGCCAAAAAGCCTGCTATTCCAGCAATTCTGTGTGAAGGAAAAGTTGCTGTTACTCCTATGAACAATGATATTCGTTTTGGAGGTACAATGGAAATTACTCATACTAACGACACCAAAATTAATCAAAATAGAGTTCAGGGAATTGTTAACAGTATCAATGATTTTTATCCAGATCTAAAAATTGAAATGCCAAAAGAAAAAGAAACATGGTACGGATTTAGACCATGTACCCCTTCAGGAATGCCGATTATTACCCGAGATAAAAGAATAAAAAACTTAACTTTGGCTACTGGGCATGCCATGATGGGATTAAGCTTGGCACCTGCAACTGGTAAAATTGTTTCGGAGATTATTTCTGGAAAAAACACCTCTGTTAATACACAAATGTTTCAATTATAA